In Sorghum bicolor cultivar BTx623 chromosome 10, Sorghum_bicolor_NCBIv3, whole genome shotgun sequence, one genomic interval encodes:
- the LOC8073057 gene encoding N-(5'-phosphoribosyl)anthranilate isomerase 2, chloroplastic isoform X1 — translation MPTTISTRQSLQFALPSNNARPISTAVRMTCFAKKQPIVAVPLSSSLEDKRYEPVVKMCGITSAIDAEMAVMAGAKLIGMILWPNSKRSVPLSEAKEISRVAKSYGAESVGVFVDDDNSTILRASDTCNLDLIQLHGDSSRELLPLLWKNNRIVYVLNADDDGILINAPPSEEYVLDWFLVDSAKGGSGKGFNWEKFQMPTVKSKNGWLLAGGLHADNVHQAASALKPNGLDVSSGICYPDGLRKDPKRMCSFMSSVKTLNLL, via the exons ATGCCAACGACGATCTCCACAAGGCAGTCTCTGCAGTTTGCTTTGCCTTCAAACAATG CACGTCCAATATCGACTGCAGTAAGAATGACATGTTTTGCTAAGAAGCAACCTATTGTTGCCGTGCCCTTATCATCTAGTTTGGAGGACAAAAGGTATGAGCCTGTAGTCAAAATGTGTGGCATTACATCTGCCATCGATGCGGAGATGGCTGTGATGGCTGGAGCTAAATTAATTGGGATGATTCTTTGGCCCAACTCCAAACGCTCTGTTCCATTGTCTGAAGCCAAAGAGATATCCAGAGTGGCCAAATCTTATGGGGCTGAATCAGTGGGTGTGTTTGTGGATGATGATAATAGTACTATCTTGAGAGCATCTGATACATGCAATCTCGATCTTATCCAG CTTCATGGAGATAGCTCCCGAGAACTACTTCCTCTGCTTTGGAAGAACAACAGGATTGTATATGTGCTAAATGCTGATGACGACGGTATACTTATCAATGCTCCTCCAAGTGAGGAATATGTTCTTGATTGGTTTTTGGTGGACAGTGCAAAAGGTGGAAG TGGTAAAGGGTTCAACTGGGAAAAATTCCAAATGCCAACTGTTAAAAGCAAGAACGGGTGGTTATTAGCAGGAGGCCTTCATGCAGATAATGTTCACCAAGCCGCTTCTGCTCTAAAGCCAAATGGCCTGGATGTTAGCAGTGGCATATGTTATCCTGACGGTTTACGGAAAGACCCGAAGAGAATGTGTTCCTTCATGAGCAGTGTAAAAACTTTGAATCTCCTCTAA
- the LOC8073057 gene encoding N-(5'-phosphoribosyl)anthranilate isomerase 2, chloroplastic isoform X2, giving the protein MTCFAKKQPIVAVPLSSSLEDKRYEPVVKMCGITSAIDAEMAVMAGAKLIGMILWPNSKRSVPLSEAKEISRVAKSYGAESVGVFVDDDNSTILRASDTCNLDLIQLHGDSSRELLPLLWKNNRIVYVLNADDDGILINAPPSEEYVLDWFLVDSAKGGSGKGFNWEKFQMPTVKSKNGWLLAGGLHADNVHQAASALKPNGLDVSSGICYPDGLRKDPKRMCSFMSSVKTLNLL; this is encoded by the exons ATGACATGTTTTGCTAAGAAGCAACCTATTGTTGCCGTGCCCTTATCATCTAGTTTGGAGGACAAAAGGTATGAGCCTGTAGTCAAAATGTGTGGCATTACATCTGCCATCGATGCGGAGATGGCTGTGATGGCTGGAGCTAAATTAATTGGGATGATTCTTTGGCCCAACTCCAAACGCTCTGTTCCATTGTCTGAAGCCAAAGAGATATCCAGAGTGGCCAAATCTTATGGGGCTGAATCAGTGGGTGTGTTTGTGGATGATGATAATAGTACTATCTTGAGAGCATCTGATACATGCAATCTCGATCTTATCCAG CTTCATGGAGATAGCTCCCGAGAACTACTTCCTCTGCTTTGGAAGAACAACAGGATTGTATATGTGCTAAATGCTGATGACGACGGTATACTTATCAATGCTCCTCCAAGTGAGGAATATGTTCTTGATTGGTTTTTGGTGGACAGTGCAAAAGGTGGAAG TGGTAAAGGGTTCAACTGGGAAAAATTCCAAATGCCAACTGTTAAAAGCAAGAACGGGTGGTTATTAGCAGGAGGCCTTCATGCAGATAATGTTCACCAAGCCGCTTCTGCTCTAAAGCCAAATGGCCTGGATGTTAGCAGTGGCATATGTTATCCTGACGGTTTACGGAAAGACCCGAAGAGAATGTGTTCCTTCATGAGCAGTGTAAAAACTTTGAATCTCCTCTAA